In a single window of the Leptospira sanjuanensis genome:
- a CDS encoding HEAT repeat domain-containing protein: protein MTIEEKFLFTFPFFAILVLCIVISCRLSVKTKSVLFIFWILLASVWFWHRPQYLLHRWKTDSFEDSNVSILSFGLRAHAYAYEEFLSDIVFYRPILQEVLLNNPDPKMRIRAALFLGYSKKESDRQTFYQALEDPEFSVRLAASLGLLPQEYSRSPESFLAYSKFCLLMKQVEDCNPDEKLIREFVDLSKDQIR, encoded by the coding sequence ATGACGATCGAAGAAAAATTCTTATTCACGTTTCCCTTTTTCGCGATTCTCGTTTTGTGCATCGTGATTTCGTGTCGGCTTTCCGTAAAAACGAAATCCGTCCTTTTTATCTTTTGGATTTTATTGGCTTCGGTTTGGTTTTGGCATCGACCTCAATATCTCCTCCATCGTTGGAAAACTGATTCTTTCGAAGATTCTAATGTTTCCATTCTTTCCTTCGGTTTAAGGGCGCATGCATACGCGTACGAGGAATTTCTCAGCGACATCGTATTTTACAGACCGATCTTACAGGAGGTTCTCCTCAATAATCCCGATCCAAAGATGAGAATTCGCGCAGCTCTTTTTCTCGGTTATTCAAAAAAAGAATCAGATCGACAAACGTTTTATCAAGCGCTGGAAGATCCGGAGTTCAGCGTAAGGCTCGCGGCTTCTTTAGGTTTGTTGCCGCAGGAGTATTCGAGATCCCCTGAGAGTTTTCTTGCATATAGTAAGTTTTGCCTTTTGATGAAACAAGTCGAAGATTGTAATCCTGATGAAAAGTTAATTCGAGAATTTGTGGATTTGAGTAAGGATCAAATTCGCTGA